The DNA region GGCCTCCATGTTGGCGCGGGTGGTGGCGATGTTCTCCTCCAGCCGTTCGCGGTCCAGAGTGGCCAGCACCTGGCCCGTGCGCACGGCGTCGCCTTCCTCCACAAGCACGGTGTCGATGCGCTCGGAGTCCTTGAAGGCGAGGTTCACCTCCCGCAGGTCCACATTGCCGTAAAGGGTCAGCTCGTTCGCATCCTCTGGCTCCTGCAGGTGCAGGTAGAGGCGGTAGCCGCCGTACCCGAGGGCTCCGAGGATGAGGAGCGGTATAAGTATCTTACGCACGGTGTGTTCTCCTTGCGATCATCGCTGGCGATATGTCGATCCTATATGCTGGGAAAAGCGTATAGATATTCACAAAACGTGTCAAATCTAAATTTTAAATTCAAATTTGAATATTGTGTCCAATTGTGGCACCCTGTGGCTAACATGGAAACGAGTTCAGGAGACGCCACATGACATCCACGGACAGACAGAATCCAGACCCCGGCGCGCAGGCCCCGGCGGACACCAAGGCGCGCCTGCTGGAATCGGCCGGGCGCATCTTCGCGGCCAAGGGGTTTCGCCGCGCCACGGGCAAGGAGATCTGCCAGGACGCCGGCGCCAATATGGCGGCTATCAACTACCATTTCGGCTCCAAGGATTCATTATATACCACGGTATTGATCGAAGCGCACAGCCGTCTGATGGCTCGGGACGAGCTTGCCGCGACCATGTCGCTGAATGTTCCACCGCAGGAGCGGCTGGCCGTGTTCCTCAATCGCCTGATCCGCCGGCTCTTCACCCAGTCTGCCGGCAGCTGGCCCATACGCGTGGTGGTCCGCGAGATGGCCGATCCCACGCCGGCCTTCCGCACCCTGGTGGACAAGGAGATCCTGCCCAAGTCGCACATTCTGCGCCGGACCGTGGCCGAACTCATGGACCTGCCGGTGGAGCACGAGGCCGCCCTGCGCACCACCATCTCCATCATTGCCCAGGTTATCTCGCTCTTTCAGAACCGCGCGGCCTTCGAGCAGATCTTCCCGGAGCTGGACTGGTCCGAGGCGGCCATGGAGCCGGTGCGCGACCATATCCTGACCTTCAGCCTGGCCGGCGCCGAGGCTGTTGCCGCGAAGCACCGGGCGTAGGAAGACCAATGCCGGAACATACGCCTATTCCGAAAAAATCCAGGATGTACCTTGTCTTGGGCGGGCTCGGCCTCAGCGTGGCGCTGTCCGTTCTCTTTGAGGATGTCTACCTCTCGCCGTTGTACATCGCCGTGGTTTACGTGGCCGTCGACTGGATCAAGTCGCGCAGGCTCCGGCCCGGTGCATGACCTTCCCGAACCAGCAATGGACCTCTGCCCGCGTATCGCCTATGGTGCGCGCCATGGAGGAAGTGATTCATGAAACGTCTTGCTGACATTGCCGAAAATTCGTCGTCCTGGTCGCGGTTCCACGAGATGGGCCCGGACGACCGCATTGAGCTCCATGAGCTCGTGAGCCGCATCGCCATGGCCGAGGACGCCGGCGAGGGCGAGGCTCTGGAAGAGCTCATCGCCGCAGAGTGCGAGTACACCCGCGAAGGTGAGGTCATGGGACCCTACATCGCCTGGGCGAGCCGCACCGCCGAGCAGCTGGTCAGAATCCGCCGCCAGCACGCCAATGCCTACTTCGACGTTACGGGCTGGTGCCGCGCCGAGGGCGCGAGCTACCTGACCCTGGTGCGCACGGACGGTGAGAGCAGCCCCCGGATCGCGGCGAGCATCCTGGTGCGCGACACCTTTGAGAAGCGCGGCGGCCGCTGGCTGCTTACCGCGCGGGAGCACACGGCCATCGCCCTGGAGGAGTGGTTCGTGCTGCCCGATTAGCTGCCATCCCCTGTATGAAAAAAGCCCCCGGACCTTCTCGGCTCGGGGGTTTTTTTGCGGCTGCGCAACAATCCGGACGCGTTTTTCCTGATGCCTTCACAGAAGCGCGTCACATGGTGTACGTTCGGCAGAACCTTAGCGCCCTTCCTGGCGCAAGTATTCAATCCTACAGCAATACAAGGAGTCTCATATCATGGCCCAGAACAAGTCCATTCGCGGCAGCCAGACTGAGAAGAACCTCATGATCTCGTTTGCAGGCGAATCCCAGGCCCGCAACCGCTACAACTACTACGCCGGCAAGGCCAAGGATGAAGGCTTTGTCCAGATCTCGAACATCTTCAACGAAACCGCCGAGCAGGAGCGCATGCACGCCAAGCGCTTCTTCAGCTTCCTCGAAGGCGGCGATGTTATGGTGGAGTACGAGTACCCGGCGGCCATCATCCGCGGCACCTACGAGAACCTCATCGCCGCGGCCGAAGGCGAGCACCACGAGAACACCACCATGTACCCCGGCTTCGCCGAGGTGGCGCGCCAGGAAGGCTTCACGCAGGTCGCCCTCCTCTGGGAGCACGTCTGCAACGCCGAAACCTTCCACGAGCGCCGCTACCGCGAGCTGGCCGAAAACATCGACAAGGGTCGCGTGTTCAAACGGCCGGAAAAACAGGTCTGGCGCTGCCTCAAGTGTGGCTACCTGCACGAAGGCACGGAGCCGCCTAACAAGTGCCCGGCCTGCCTGCACCCCCAGTCGTACTACGAGCTTCTCTGTACCAACTGGTAGGCTCAGCGTAGATGACGCTTCGAGGGGCCCCGCCCCTCGAACTCCCCGCAAGGGGCCACTGGCCCCTTGACCCCGTTCTGGGGCCCAGGGGAACAGTGTTCAGAGGATATGGGGGACAGAGTCCACCACGCCTAAGTAGACATAGAAAGCCGCCGTTCATCGAATGGACGGCGGCTTTTATTCTGCCTCTGGCCCCAGAGTTCAGCTCCCTGGCGGGGAGCCCGAGGGGCAGGCCCCTCGGCGCTACTGCGTCCTTCAGAAGCCCTAAACGTCCACGCCCAGCACGTTGCGCACAACGATGCCGATGAGGAAGCTGACCAGGGCGACGCCCATGGAGATAGCGGCCATCTCCAGGTAGCTGCGTTTGAAGGACGTGTTGCGGCACACGGAGTTGTAGAAGGTGAACACAGCGATGATCAGGAGCGCGTTGACCAGCGTCCAGATCACGGCCAGGGCGGTGTTGGTGAGCAGCAGGAACGGCAGCACCAGCAGGAACACCGCGCCCAGGTAGGCGATGCCTGTGTAGACGGACGCCTTGATCGGATTTTTCTGGGTGTCCTGCTCCTCTTTGGTGGAGAGATACTCCGAGGCGGCCATGGAGAGGGCGGCCGAGATGCCCGTGACCAGGCTGACCAGGGCGATGAGCCGGGGCTCGCGCAGGGCCAGGGTGAAGCCGGCGATGGCGCCGGTCAGCTCCACCAGGGCGTCGTTCAGTCCCAGCACCACGCTGGAGATATATGTGAGCCGCTCGTCATCATAGAGGGATATGAGCGTCTGCTCGTGTTCCTCCTCCTCCGTGTCCAGGTGGGCCACCTCGGACACCTCGGGCGCCAGGCTGCGGTAGGAGCTCTGTGCTTTGGACTCCCCGGCCTCCATGAGCCGCAGGGTGAACGTGACACCGAAGAGCCAGGCGCACAGGGCGAGCAGTTGCACCCGGAAGCGGCGGGGTTTGACGGCTGTGCCGGTGACGGACTCCAGCGTTGTGTAGTGGCGCAACTCGTCGCTGGCGATGGTGCGCAGGACCTTGGCGTTGTGGAGGTTGGGCTCGCGGTCGGCCAGGGCGTTGTAGATGTGGTACTCGGTGATCTCGCCGCGCTGCATGGCCAGCAGGGCGTTTCGTGTCTGCTCGTTCATGGTGGTGTCCTTATATGGTACGAAGATGGTGCGCTGGTTGTAGCCGCAAGCGGCGGCCTCTGCAATGCCCGCATGCAGTGTAGGAAATAACGGATGGCCGCGCGGTTTGCCGAGGACCGTTGCCGCACGCAGGGGGATGGGATACACCTCGGGCGGTGACGAATCCATGAACCCGGAGCACGCGGGACCGCAGCCGCGCAGGAAGAACGCCCTATGTCCAAAATAATAGACATTACCATGCCCCTGACGCCAGACTATCCGGCATTTCCTGGCGACCCTGCCGTGACCTGGGAGACGTATCTGGATGTGGAGAAGGGCGACCCCTACCGGGCGACAGTAATCACGATGCTCAACCACACCGGCACCCATGTGGATGCACCGGCGCACTTCATGGCCGACGGCGTGACCGTGGAGCGCATCCCCCTGGAGACGCTGATCGGCCCGGCGTACGTGGCTGAGACTGAGGCCTGCCGCATCGGCGCGGAGGAGTTGGAGGCCTGCGCCGGCGGCGTGGAGACACAGCGGCTCCTGCTGAAGACGCCGAACTCCGCCCGGCCCGAGCTGTACGAGCAGCCTTTTCGGACGGATTTCTGCTCCCTCACGCCGGACGGCGCACAGTGGATCGCGGACAACGGCATATTGGCCATGGGCATTGATTGCGCCTCGGCCGAGCTCATCGACGACGCCGAGCACGAGGCGCACCGCATCCTGCTGCAGGCCGGCGTGGTCATCATCGAGTGGCTGAAGCTGGACCAGGTGGAGCCCGGTATGTACGAGCTCACCTGCCTGCCGCTCAAGCTCTCCGGGCTGGACGGCGCACCTGCCCGCGCCGTGCTGCGTCCAATTTTGTAGACACTGCCCGGCGTTTCACTCGCACAATTTACGATCTTTTTACCGCCGGCGTTGCCATCGCGGGCCGGTTTGCGTCATATTGGGGTATGCCTCGTCCAAGCGAGAACCCCCCCCCACACCATCCCCTCCGTCCTGTCCTGGCCGCTGTCTGCGTTATCGCCACGGTCGCCGTCTGGGTCGTTGTGCTTACCGGCGCCGGCGTGGCCGTGCTGCTGGTCGATCCGGCGTCGGCAGTGCCGTACGCCGTACGCATCGCCGCGCCTGGCAGCACCGTCCATGTCGAACGGTTCGAGGTGCTTTCCGCATGGCCGCCGGCCGTGGCCGTGCATGACCTCACCCTGGACGGCTCCGACGGCGAGCGTCTCTTTGCCGTGGATCGTGCAATCATCACCACAGACCTGGCCGCCGGCTGGGAGCATGGGCTCTGGATCGAGGACATGGAGCTGGATGCGCCGCGCGTGACCATGCGCGTGGCTGCCGAGGCGGGTGGGGAAGGCGGCGGCTCCGGCGGCGCGTGGCAGCCGGACTCGCTGCGCGGGCTGTTCTTCTACAAGCGCATCCGCTGCGAGGACGGCGCGGTCTCGCTGTCCATGGGCAATCGCACCGTGGAGGTGCGCGACCTCTCGTTCCGCCTGGAACCAAGGGACGATGCAGATTTCGGCGAGCACGATCCCTCGTTGCGCACGGCATCGCTCAACGCCACCGCGCGGGTGCTGGAGCAGCGTTCCCTCGTGGCCCTGGCGCAGGTGCGCGGGGAAGGGGCGATCCAGGCCGACCGCCTGGCCATGACCACGCGCATCGAGGACGGCCTCGTGAACATGGGCGACACGCGGGGCGAGGTGCAGGGGCGTGTCGATCTCAGTGTAACGCCGTCCATGCTGACCCTGGAGCGGCTGGCCCTGGAGCTGACGCCGTCGAGGCTGATGCGGCGGCGGACAGGATTGCAGGGCGCGGTGCGCATGGCTCTGAGCGGCACGCTGGCGCTGGACGAGCAGAGCTACGCCCTGACGGCGTTCAGCGCGACGATGCCGGGCATTCTGGAGCTTGCCGGCAATGCGACCGGCCATCTGGACGGGCTGCCCGAAAGGGCCACGCTCACTGCGGATGCGCCGGACATCGGGCTGCTGCTTGATCGCGGCCGTACCCTGCTGCCGGCGCTCAGGGACGTTCAGGCCCGGGGCGGATCGGTGCGCGCCGTGTTCGATCTCAACGAAGACGCCGCCGGCGTGACCCTGGAGGCGCAAAACGCCACGGTCACTCTGGCCGGCGGGGAGACGTTCACGGGACGGGATGCCCGCGTGGACGCTACGGTTTCGCCACGACCGGCGTTGCAGAAGGCGCTGCTTGGCAAGGGCTCTCTGGATGCACTCCAGCTTGCCGGCATGGTCTCCTGTGCAGTGGATGGGGACGCCGCTGGCTGGGGCGTGACAGGCGCTGAATTGAGCGCCCCCATTGCCGGCACGGCCGCGGCGCCGGCTGTGCAGAATGCAACGCTGCGGCTGCCGTCAGGGGCCATTGTGCAGGATGGCAAAGCCGTGCAGGTCGGTGCAGTGACGCTGACCGCCGACGCGGCGTGGGACGGCGCAGGCCTGAACGCGCCGCGCTTTGTTCTGGAGGCGGACGGCCTGGGCGTCGTGGAGGGCTCCACCGCCTGGCATCCGGATGCGCAGAATGCGACTACTGCGACGTTCTCCGGCCAGGGGCTGCAGATGGCCGGATTGTCCAAGATTTTAGACAGCGCCATGGGCGGCGCGGCGACGTCCTGGTCGCCCTCGGGCACGCTGGATCTGGAGGGTGAGGCAACGCAGCAGGACAACGGCCTGGGCGTGAATGTGCGCGTGTCCGGCGCATCGGCCGCGTTCTCCTCGCCGGACGGTGACTACCTGGCGGACAAGGTGCGCTGGTCCCTGAACGGGAGCGGCACACTCGGGGACTCCACGCAGTTTGATACAACGTTCTCGGTCAGCTCCGGGCAGCTTCTGCTCGGCGTGTTCTTTCTGGACGCCGGGGTCAACCCGGTGCACATCCGCGCCTCTGGCAAACTGTCTGGCGACGCCGTGCAGGGGCTCAACGCGGAATGCGTCCTGAAGAACCTCGTGACGGCCTCCTACCGCGGGCGCGTCTCCTTTGGCAGGGCTGGCGGTCCGGCTTACAACGGCGCGGCGGCCGTGACCAGCAACTCCCTGGGCGAGTTCTACTCGAAGCTGGTGGACGAGCCCTTCTCCGCATCGCTGCCCGTGCTCTCGGACTACACCCTGGGCGGGTCCATGAAACTGGACGCGGCGGTGCAGGGAAAAGGCGCGGATGTCCAGGCCGCGGGCATGCTCTCCCTGACAGGCGCAAGCTTCGATTCCTCGGCCACGTCGCTGCATGCCCAGGACGTTTCCCTCAAGCTGCCCATTGCCTACGGCCGCGAGCCCCGCTCCGGCGAGACCTCCGGCTCGGTGCGCATCGGCTCGGCCCAGAGCCCCTTCGGGCAGCTGCAAAACCTCAGGCTGACCCTGGGGTACTCCAGGGGCTCGCTCCGGGTGTCCGAACCCGTGTCCCTGCCTGTGCTCGGCGGCGATCTGGATATCACGAACATCGCCGTGGAGAATCCGTACTCCCCGGACTTCGCCGTCACGTGCAACGCGGTGCTCAACGGGGCGCAGTTCAACAAGCTGGACCTCGGCGGCGTGACCCTGGAGGGCGGGCTGGCCGGCTCCCTGGGCACGCTGCGGCTTACGCGCAAGCGGCTGGATGTGCCAGGAGCGTTGGGCGGCAAGTTCTTCGGCGGCATCATGGCCGTGCACGACATGGCTGTGGTGGAACCCCTGGCCCAGGGCCGGCGCATTCACGCCACCATCGGCATAGAGAACGTGGACCTGGAGCCCTTCAGCGAAGCCCTGGACATCGGCAGAATCACCGGACGGATGAACGTGGTGGTGGACAACCTGGTCCTGGCGTACGGCCAGCCGTCGGCATTCGCGCTCACGGCGAAGTCCGTGGAGGAGCGGGGCGTGGGGCAGACCATCAGCCTCAAGGCGGTGAACGCCATCACCCTTATCGGTACGGGTTCCGGCATCGGGGACATGGGCG from Oceanidesulfovibrio marinus includes:
- the rbr gene encoding rubrerythrin, which translates into the protein MAQNKSIRGSQTEKNLMISFAGESQARNRYNYYAGKAKDEGFVQISNIFNETAEQERMHAKRFFSFLEGGDVMVEYEYPAAIIRGTYENLIAAAEGEHHENTTMYPGFAEVARQEGFTQVALLWEHVCNAETFHERRYRELAENIDKGRVFKRPEKQVWRCLKCGYLHEGTEPPNKCPACLHPQSYYELLCTNW
- a CDS encoding CerR family C-terminal domain-containing protein, translating into MTSTDRQNPDPGAQAPADTKARLLESAGRIFAAKGFRRATGKEICQDAGANMAAINYHFGSKDSLYTTVLIEAHSRLMARDELAATMSLNVPPQERLAVFLNRLIRRLFTQSAGSWPIRVVVREMADPTPAFRTLVDKEILPKSHILRRTVAELMDLPVEHEAALRTTISIIAQVISLFQNRAAFEQIFPELDWSEAAMEPVRDHILTFSLAGAEAVAAKHRA
- a CDS encoding nuclear transport factor 2 family protein, with the translated sequence MKRLADIAENSSSWSRFHEMGPDDRIELHELVSRIAMAEDAGEGEALEELIAAECEYTREGEVMGPYIAWASRTAEQLVRIRRQHANAYFDVTGWCRAEGASYLTLVRTDGESSPRIAASILVRDTFEKRGGRWLLTAREHTAIALEEWFVLPD
- a CDS encoding cyclase family protein, producing the protein MSKIIDITMPLTPDYPAFPGDPAVTWETYLDVEKGDPYRATVITMLNHTGTHVDAPAHFMADGVTVERIPLETLIGPAYVAETEACRIGAEELEACAGGVETQRLLLKTPNSARPELYEQPFRTDFCSLTPDGAQWIADNGILAMGIDCASAELIDDAEHEAHRILLQAGVVIIEWLKLDQVEPGMYELTCLPLKLSGLDGAPARAVLRPIL
- a CDS encoding VIT1/CCC1 transporter family protein → MNEQTRNALLAMQRGEITEYHIYNALADREPNLHNAKVLRTIASDELRHYTTLESVTGTAVKPRRFRVQLLALCAWLFGVTFTLRLMEAGESKAQSSYRSLAPEVSEVAHLDTEEEEHEQTLISLYDDERLTYISSVVLGLNDALVELTGAIAGFTLALREPRLIALVSLVTGISAALSMAASEYLSTKEEQDTQKNPIKASVYTGIAYLGAVFLLVLPFLLLTNTALAVIWTLVNALLIIAVFTFYNSVCRNTSFKRSYLEMAAISMGVALVSFLIGIVVRNVLGVDV